In Lycium ferocissimum isolate CSIRO_LF1 chromosome 7, AGI_CSIRO_Lferr_CH_V1, whole genome shotgun sequence, the sequence TACAATAGGTGCAGTTAAAGCGTACATTCAAGAGGAAAAAAGGATTTCTTTTAAGAAACAAAAGCTGATTTTGAGCCATAACGGAGGAGATTTGAGTGATGATCAAACTCTTGATTCTTTAGGAATCAAGAAAGATTCTACTTTGATCCTGCAATATGCACCAATGCTAATAATGGAAATATCTAGTGTGAAAATGCTTATGTTGTCCTTTATTGTCAAAGATCCATGGTCACTAAGTCGAACAATGCAAATCATTATCCATGATGACCTTTACAAAGACGTGATTAAATTCCGTTCAGTATCAAAATCCAAGTTATCGAAATTTGGACTTGAGGAGGACACTATTAAAGATTGTCGTAATTCTTATACCCTAATGATTGATCCATATGATACGTAGCCGCGTTAAAGCTTACATTCAAGAGCAAACGGGATTTTCTTTTAACAAACAGAGTCGCTTCTCAAAGAACTGTGGTGGTCGTTGTGCGAGTTTAAGAAACGACCAAACTCTTGTTTCACTAGGAATAAGGAAAGGTTCTAGCTTAATCCTTAGATTTGGACCGGTATACAAAATCTCTTTCACTCATACCCGTATCTTGgttgtatttttaatattagGGTTAAGCCTCAGGTGACACGATTCGTATGTTAAAGCCTCTGCTCAAAAAAAGACCGGGGAGCCATTACCCATAAGCTGCCGTGGACAAATATTACCTGACGATCACCCTATGTTTGGCCTTGAGATGTAGTGCTAGTATTACATTGTGACTGTTACTacttctttcatattttctaGGTTGTCTGATTGtaaatttaataatataattagATGAGAAGATTCATATATTGCCTATTATCATGAGATGATCTAGTTTGTATATTAACttaacttttccttttttcttgagTACTTATGTAATGGttttaaataaggaaaaaacaaaaaagcaaCACAAATTTTTGGGTAGGATCTGTCAATTTccctattttcaaaagttatataaaaatatttatttctctGTTTATTCTCATGTCTCCAAATATGGAACaatctttatatttttcataattaGTACTAATAGATTCTGCTAAGTGCAAATTTACATCATTCATAAGAGTTATTAAAggaaaaagcatgtttttttattttcaatgctCGAACCTTATACCTCTAATAGAAGAGGGATGAATCTTATCTATCACACCAGAATTTTTGGTGGTATGTAGGTCACTCACCCTAATGTTttgcattattttttaaaatttgtgctTTACCTCTCACTATAATTTAAACttgatttttatgtatataatcaataaaaattatttgacGTGTCCTTAAAAGTGTCCAGTCTTGATTTTTCTCCCCGcttaatcaaatatttaaaaaatgactttaatttgaaaaaaatcgtTAGGAGGAACTTTTGTTGTCCATTAGACATAAGTTCTAGCTTTTGCCTATAAGGCAAAACTTGTGATCAATTCACCATGGCAAAACTTGTGATCAATTCACCATGTTCACTGTCTTGAAAAGCTTTGCCTCTGTTGCCCATCAGACATATATTCTAGCTTTTGCCTATATGGCACAACTTATGGTCAATTGAGCAGGTTCACCGTCTTGAAAATCCTGAACTTCTATCTTATAGGCAAAACTAATTTATGTCCACAATTTATGCATGATTGACAACACAACCTTTTTCTAACTAATTTTCTGAAGCGgtgactttttaaaaaaaaattgttaagcGGGATCAAAATATCGAGACTACCTTATGGAGACTATTTGTGAACATGACCCTCTTGATCTCTTCCAAGTTCCATATGACGCGCATATTTGATAAATAGCCATTTTTCATTTTCGCCATGAAAGGATAGGACTCCCTAATGTTTTGCCTTTCTTTCCACTTTGTGCTTCACCTCTCACTATAATTTAAAATCcagaatttttatatataattaggaaatatgttttttttttctttgattcggAACTCTTCCATATGTTTACGCATAAAACtggacttttaaaaaaaaaaaaaaacaaatagcCACTTCTCAATccttataattaaaaaaagatagTCATTGTATTGAAGTTTTAAAATCCACGAGAATAACTCTGTGATAATAACTTGAGGTTTCACTTGTATATTGAAGTTACAGAGTGGCATTTATTTTTCGAAAATAGGGCCAAAAAACTGACGATTTAGCATTATGcacggtttgtccttcaaaatggACCagtcttttaatttttgtcctttaaaatcaaacatattCTAGCatggcataagttctttaaggacGCCAACCAGAACTTgtctatatataatatgaaaatataaacttatgtccCGCAAAAAAGTTGTTTGGCTTAAGGGACAATATTTAAAGACCGGCACAAAATAAGCACagaagtgcaaatgacccatttTCATGGGCTATTTATTGAATTCAACAGCCCGGTCCAAGTCAACTCTCATAATTTGAAGGGCTTTCAAAAATGCTAACCCATCCTAGCCTCGAATGAGTCCAGCCCATCATTTTGTTTTCTTCGTTTAGTTTTTGTGCATTTTGATGagggtcattcgcacaaatgtcctatttcgggggtggtctttaatttttgtccctcaaatcgccggtctttaagttttgtctttcggcactttaagtaataaaaagtGGCTGAAAATATCCctgaaaaaaaaatcgcaaggcaaggttttCATCTATATAAAGCCTATTCCGAAATTATGCGcttaataaaagttgtataagATGTCTTTTCCCGGATAAGTTTTGTAGATAActtataaaaaatgtattacaAGGCATAATTTCTATGTCTTGTCCGGCTTAATTTTATAGAAATTAAGTTACATTGAAACTATGCCTCGTCCAGCATAATTaaatagaaattaagttatcctatagaattatgccttaaggcataattttgccccgaataggcatagttttTATGAAAACCTTGTCTTGTGccattgtttttatttttactatGTATATAAAACCGTAAATTCTTTCATAGATTAGCGAATATATATACCcacatattttcattaaatgagaagtagggacaaaattaaagaccaacgatttgagggacaaaaattaaagatcagtccatatgaagggcaatccgcgcaattttttgttttgataacGTAAAATTTCAATCATATAAGTATTTGTTACGCAAATTTCCATTTGCACATAATAGTTAGCGGAAGTACTTGAATGAGCATTGATTCTCTGTTACACTAATTTTCATGTATGTGTACTGTTCAGGTATGCTTAGCTTCCTAATAATACCAAATTATAAGTTCCTTTTTTGAAGTTTTGCCTGCAGTACTAATTTTCAATATTGCCCAAAAATTTGCCCTTAAATCATGAGTTTTCTCAGTGTCTAATAATTGTTGCTTTAGTACATCCGGGTGGATAGGTTTAATATTGCCTGAAGTTTTGCTTTCAAGTCATGAGTTTTCTCAATGAAGGGTAATTTTGTCCAACTAGCTTTTATTATACTTTAAACTTAGCTTATTGTTCCAAAAGTTCAAGACCAACCCCTTTCAGGAACATTTGTTGACTTAAACCGTTCATAAGTGGATGATTAGTTGTTTTTCCAATTAGTTCGATATCTGCAACCTTTATGATTTTATCTGTCACTAACAAATTGTAAAATAAAAACAGTGAATTCACAGAGACTCAAACCCCTAAAAACCTTCAGCACATATAAGGTGGTCATTTCCctgtatatatttttgtttgattattatatatattggaAAATTGTTGAACAATCACGAAAATATAAGAAATTCTTTTTAGCTTGAGGTGTGTATGACACTTTCATAAGGATATTTCATCGGTAAATGTGTATCCCCCAGAATTAACAAGCTCTTCTAATATAAATTAGGagcaaaaacaataaaaattaaacGGAAAAGGCTTAAATATGTCATTAAACTATCTCCTCATTTATTTACCGTCATTATActttaaagatgatttatgccatcaaactataTAATGGCTCATTTATTCCAAATCGAACTTCAAGACCATGCCTTCATCAATCATTTGTCATTTATGCATCGCCCGTTATCAAAATGACTGgccattttttattaacgccggttttataattagtttatgacacgtggcctccaattatgattacgtcgtttaattaaatcCCCACTTTTTAAATACCAAACTATTAAAAAATTCGAcccatacaccttacccacctataaccataatatataggccacgtgtcatatacattgtatataagtttaatgaaatatggtatatatcattttgataatTGTTGATAAATCAGTCAAACTATAAAAGAagataaatgagtcatttttaGCTTGATGGCATAAATAGCCATTTTCTATAGTTCGATAAGCATATATAAAACTATCCCGAGTGGCATAAAAAATGAGCCCATTTCGATAATGGGAtaatatttgagccttttccgaaaattaaataaagaagaaaactcAGTACAATAGAATATaggaggaattttttttttcacactcTTCAAAGTAAAAAAACCATATGAGATTTGTTATTCAGCTGCCAACTAATGTACTGAAGAACCAGGCTCTTCAGGCACCTAACAAGAAGTAAAACTACGGAATGTAAACCACAAGGAATTTTACAGTGAAAAAAACCCTTTGCTCAAGGGAGTGAAAAACACAACCTACCTCAGCAGGATTTTGCTCCAAAACTTCACGAAAACTCGAGCAATTTAAGGTTACaatccaataaaaaaaaagactaaattTTAGTACCTTTTCCCCTACTTGTCTTCCTAAATGTAGCTATCCCTTTTAGCCTCTTCCCTAATCTTTTACACAACTTCAACAATAATGAAGAATACAAATTACAGACCCTCTGATTTGAATTCATGCTGCATATTATTTATTAAAGGGAAAAACACTTCATactatgatatatattttttttattttgaatgctTGAGCCTTAAACCTCTATTAAAGGTGAATGAATCTTATTTATCACACAACTATTTTGATGGTGCATGTCACCTTTCTTATAAGAGAACACAACTA encodes:
- the LOC132062293 gene encoding uncharacterized protein LOC132062293; translated protein: MDAKHQKYLWSVNRTKQIIIKDETSKGDMIQWGSLLKSLLLPSFESCFTLMVDPNDTIGAVKAYIQEEKRISFKKQKLILSHNGGDLSDDQTLDSLGIKKDSTLILQYAPMLIMEISSVKMLMLSFIVKDPWSLSRTMQIIIHDDLYKDVIKFRSVSKSKLSKFGLEEDTIKDCRNSYTLMIDPYDT